A genome region from Lonchura striata isolate bLonStr1 chromosome 36, bLonStr1.mat, whole genome shotgun sequence includes the following:
- the DPF2 gene encoding zinc finger protein ubi-d4 isoform X1: MAAVVQNVVKLLGEQYYRDAMEQCHSYNARLCAERSVRLPFLDSQTGVAQSNCYIWMEKRHRGPGLAAGQLYSYPARRWRKKRRAHPPEDPRLSFPSIKPEAEQALKKEALLAADGSSLEALLRTEPPEKRALPEPRGDDDGLADFPGANSRARKRILEPDDFLDDLDDEDYEEDTPKRRGKGKAKGKGVGGARKKLDAAILEDRDKPYACDNSYKQKHSLKPPDRVCGKRYKNRPGLSYHYAHSHLAEEEGDDKDDSQPPTPVSQRSEEQKSKKGPDGLALPNNYCDFCLGDSKINKKTGQPEELVSCSDCGRSGHPSCLQFTPVMMAAVKTYRWQCIECKCCNICGTSENDDQLLFCDDCDRGYHMYCLTPPMSEPPEGSWSCHLCLDLLKEKASIYQNQNSS, from the exons ATGGCGGCGGTGGTTCAGAATGTGGTCAAGCT GCTGGGCGAGCAGTACTACCGGGACGCCATGGAGCAGTGCCACAGCTACAACGCGCGGCTCTGCGCCGAGCGCAGCGTGCGCCTGCCCTTCCTGGACTCGCAGACCGGCGTGGCCCAGAGCAACTGCTACATCTGGATGGAGAAACGGCACCGCGGGCCCG GTTTGGCGGCCGGGCAGCTCTACTCGTACCCGGCGCGGCGCTGGCGCAAGAAACGCCGCGCCCACCCCCCGGAGGACCCCcgcctctccttcccttccatcAAACCCG AGGCGGAGCAGGCTCTGAAGAAGGAGGCGCTGCTGGCGGCGGACGGCAGCAGCCTGGAGGCGCTGCTGCGCACGGAGCCGCCGGAGAAGCGCgcgctgccggagccgcgcgGCGACGACGACGGCCTGGCCGACTTCCCCGGCGCCAACAGCCGCGCCCGCAAG CGGATCCTGGAGCCCGACGATTTCCTGGACGATTTGGACGATGAGGATTACGAGGAGGACACGCCCAAGCGGAGAGGGAAGGGCAAGGCCAAG GGAAAAGGCGTGGGCGGGGCTCGCAAGAAGCTGGACGCCGCCATCCTGGAGGACCGGGACAAGCCCTACGCGTGTGACA ACAGTTACAAACAAAAGCATTCCTTGAAACCTCCCGACCGAG TCTGCGGGAAGCGCTACAAGAACCGCCCGGGGCTCAGCTACCACTACGCCCACTCCCACCTGGCCGAGGAGGAGGGCGACGACAAGGACGACTCGCAGCCGCCCACGCCGGTGTCCCAGCGCTCCGAGGAGcagaaat CCAAGAAGGGTCCCGACGGATTGGCGCTTCCCAACAATTACTGCGACTTCTGCCTGGGGGACTCCAAGATCAACAAGAAGACGGGACAGCCCGAGGAGCTCGTGTCCTGCTCCGACTGCGGCCGCTCCG gtcACCCGTCGTGCCTGCAGTTCACGCCGGTGATGATGGCGGCGGTGAAGACGTACCGCTGGCAGTGCATCGAGTGCAAGTGCTGCAACATCTGCGGCACCTCCGAGAACGAC GACCAGCTGCTGTTCTGCGACGACTGCGACCGCGGGTACCACATGTACTGCCTGACCCCACCCATGTCCGAGCCCCCCGAGG ggagctggagctgccaccTCTGCCTGGACCTGCTCAAGGAGAAGGCGTCGATCTACCAGAACCAGAACAGCTCCTGA
- the DPF2 gene encoding zinc finger protein ubi-d4 isoform X2 encodes MAAVVQNVVKLLGEQYYRDAMEQCHSYNARLCAERSVRLPFLDSQTGVAQSNCYIWMEKRHRGPGLAAGQLYSYPARRWRKKRRAHPPEDPRLSFPSIKPEAEQALKKEALLAADGSSLEALLRTEPPEKRALPEPRGDDDGLADFPGANSRARKRILEPDDFLDDLDDEDYEEDTPKRRGKGKAKGKGVGGARKKLDAAILEDRDKPYACDICGKRYKNRPGLSYHYAHSHLAEEEGDDKDDSQPPTPVSQRSEEQKSKKGPDGLALPNNYCDFCLGDSKINKKTGQPEELVSCSDCGRSGHPSCLQFTPVMMAAVKTYRWQCIECKCCNICGTSENDDQLLFCDDCDRGYHMYCLTPPMSEPPEGSWSCHLCLDLLKEKASIYQNQNSS; translated from the exons ATGGCGGCGGTGGTTCAGAATGTGGTCAAGCT GCTGGGCGAGCAGTACTACCGGGACGCCATGGAGCAGTGCCACAGCTACAACGCGCGGCTCTGCGCCGAGCGCAGCGTGCGCCTGCCCTTCCTGGACTCGCAGACCGGCGTGGCCCAGAGCAACTGCTACATCTGGATGGAGAAACGGCACCGCGGGCCCG GTTTGGCGGCCGGGCAGCTCTACTCGTACCCGGCGCGGCGCTGGCGCAAGAAACGCCGCGCCCACCCCCCGGAGGACCCCcgcctctccttcccttccatcAAACCCG AGGCGGAGCAGGCTCTGAAGAAGGAGGCGCTGCTGGCGGCGGACGGCAGCAGCCTGGAGGCGCTGCTGCGCACGGAGCCGCCGGAGAAGCGCgcgctgccggagccgcgcgGCGACGACGACGGCCTGGCCGACTTCCCCGGCGCCAACAGCCGCGCCCGCAAG CGGATCCTGGAGCCCGACGATTTCCTGGACGATTTGGACGATGAGGATTACGAGGAGGACACGCCCAAGCGGAGAGGGAAGGGCAAGGCCAAG GGAAAAGGCGTGGGCGGGGCTCGCAAGAAGCTGGACGCCGCCATCCTGGAGGACCGGGACAAGCCCTACGCGTGTGACA TCTGCGGGAAGCGCTACAAGAACCGCCCGGGGCTCAGCTACCACTACGCCCACTCCCACCTGGCCGAGGAGGAGGGCGACGACAAGGACGACTCGCAGCCGCCCACGCCGGTGTCCCAGCGCTCCGAGGAGcagaaat CCAAGAAGGGTCCCGACGGATTGGCGCTTCCCAACAATTACTGCGACTTCTGCCTGGGGGACTCCAAGATCAACAAGAAGACGGGACAGCCCGAGGAGCTCGTGTCCTGCTCCGACTGCGGCCGCTCCG gtcACCCGTCGTGCCTGCAGTTCACGCCGGTGATGATGGCGGCGGTGAAGACGTACCGCTGGCAGTGCATCGAGTGCAAGTGCTGCAACATCTGCGGCACCTCCGAGAACGAC GACCAGCTGCTGTTCTGCGACGACTGCGACCGCGGGTACCACATGTACTGCCTGACCCCACCCATGTCCGAGCCCCCCGAGG ggagctggagctgccaccTCTGCCTGGACCTGCTCAAGGAGAAGGCGTCGATCTACCAGAACCAGAACAGCTCCTGA